A DNA window from Maribellus comscasis contains the following coding sequences:
- a CDS encoding glycoside hydrolase family 2 protein has protein sequence MKSKILILFINFLAFNTFAQWQPAGDKIKTRWAEEIDVNNVLPEYPRPMMERSDWKNLNGLWEYAITKAGAPQPANFDGQILVPFAVESSLSGVQKSVGEENELWYKNSFTVPASWKNKKVLLHFGAVDWETGIWINEIKVGTHKGGYAPFSFDITPFLNKSGEQKLVVKVWDPTDKGYQARGKQTSNPRGIWYTPVTGIWQTVWLEPVNEIFIQNVKSVPNIDNESLNVLAVTCGTSFGDYYEVTVKQGGTTVSTGKAVAGEALDISVPSAKLWSPESPFLYDLEVKLFSNGKVVDEVKSYFAMRKISTKRDESGIVRFQLNNKDYFQFGPLDQGWWPDGLYTAPTDEALKYDIQKTKEFGFNMIRKHVKAEPARWYAHCDKLGILVWQDMPNGDRSPQWQNHQYFNGTELKRSPESEANYRAEWKGIMDYLYSHPSIVCWVPFNEAWGQFKTEEISDWTKSYDPSRLVNPASGGNFYHVGDMIDLHNYPGPAMYLFDGARANVLGEYGGIGLALEGHLWATDRNWGYVQFKNSKEVTDQYVEYAEQLLKMIKSGFTGAVYTQTTDVEGEVNGLMTYDRKVIKMDEERVRQINQKICNSLHK, from the coding sequence ATGAAAAGTAAAATCCTAATCCTATTTATTAACTTTTTAGCTTTTAATACTTTTGCCCAGTGGCAACCCGCCGGAGATAAAATAAAAACCAGGTGGGCAGAAGAAATTGATGTCAATAATGTTTTACCGGAATATCCGCGCCCAATGATGGAACGCAGTGACTGGAAAAACCTCAACGGACTATGGGAATATGCCATTACAAAAGCCGGAGCTCCGCAACCTGCAAATTTCGACGGGCAAATACTCGTTCCTTTTGCTGTTGAGTCGAGTCTTTCAGGTGTTCAAAAAAGTGTAGGTGAAGAAAATGAACTTTGGTATAAAAACTCATTTACAGTTCCAGCTTCCTGGAAAAACAAAAAAGTATTGTTGCATTTTGGAGCAGTTGACTGGGAAACCGGCATTTGGATAAACGAAATAAAAGTGGGAACACACAAAGGCGGCTACGCTCCTTTTTCCTTCGACATTACGCCTTTCCTCAATAAATCGGGAGAGCAAAAACTGGTGGTAAAAGTTTGGGATCCTACAGACAAAGGTTACCAGGCTCGCGGAAAACAAACCAGCAACCCCCGAGGAATTTGGTACACTCCTGTAACAGGTATCTGGCAAACCGTTTGGCTGGAACCGGTAAATGAAATATTTATTCAGAATGTAAAATCAGTTCCAAATATTGACAACGAAAGCTTAAACGTACTGGCCGTTACTTGTGGAACATCTTTTGGCGATTATTATGAGGTAACCGTAAAACAAGGCGGGACAACAGTTTCAACAGGAAAAGCCGTTGCAGGAGAAGCGCTTGACATTTCAGTTCCTTCAGCCAAATTATGGAGTCCTGAATCTCCGTTTTTGTATGATTTAGAGGTAAAACTCTTTAGCAACGGAAAAGTGGTTGACGAAGTAAAAAGCTACTTTGCTATGCGAAAAATTTCTACAAAGCGGGATGAAAGCGGGATTGTTCGTTTTCAACTAAATAACAAAGATTACTTTCAGTTTGGCCCCCTGGACCAGGGTTGGTGGCCCGACGGACTTTATACTGCACCAACCGACGAGGCGTTAAAATACGACATTCAGAAAACCAAAGAATTTGGCTTTAACATGATTCGCAAACACGTAAAAGCAGAACCGGCCCGTTGGTATGCTCACTGCGACAAATTAGGAATTTTGGTTTGGCAAGACATGCCCAACGGCGATCGCTCTCCGCAATGGCAAAACCACCAGTATTTTAACGGAACTGAATTAAAAAGAAGCCCGGAATCAGAAGCCAATTACCGTGCAGAATGGAAAGGAATTATGGATTATTTGTACTCACACCCTTCGATAGTTTGCTGGGTACCATTCAACGAGGCTTGGGGGCAGTTTAAAACGGAAGAAATCTCCGACTGGACAAAAAGTTATGATCCTAGCCGTTTGGTTAATCCGGCAAGTGGAGGAAATTTTTATCATGTTGGCGATATGATTGACCTGCACAATTACCCCGGCCCGGCAATGTATCTCTTTGACGGAGCCCGTGCAAATGTGTTGGGCGAATATGGTGGAATAGGTCTTGCACTTGAAGGGCACTTGTGGGCAACCGACCGGAACTGGGGTTATGTTCAATTTAAAAATTCAAAAGAAGTAACCGACCAATATGTTGAATACGCAGAGCAGCTTCTAAAAATGATTAAGTCAGGCTTTACCGGTGCCGTTTATACGCAAACAACCGATGTGGAAGGAGAAGTAAACGGACTAATGACATACGACCGAAAAGTAATCAAAATGGATGAAGAAAGGGTACGACAAATTAATCAGAAAATATGTAATTCGTTACATAAATAG
- a CDS encoding D-2-hydroxyacid dehydrogenase, producing the protein MKIVGMDGFALNPGDLSWKDVEKLGDFTVYERTPPELTVERAKDADAVFTNKVIFDKKVIDQLPKLKYIGVLATGYNVVDIEAAKKAGIVVTNIPAYSTPSVAQMVFSHMLNFVQNISTHADSVSNGEWEKSKDFSYWKTPQVELTGKTLGIIGFGQIGQAVAKIGLALGMKIIYQNRSEKNTEIEATQVELDTLLSESDFISINCPLTNENAGFINKTTIEKMKSTAFLINTGRGPLINEQDLADALNSEKIAGAGLDVLSTEPPSENNPLPKAKNCYITPHIAWATYEARTRLIKIASENLKSFINGKPVNLIN; encoded by the coding sequence ATGAAAATTGTTGGAATGGATGGATTCGCACTGAATCCGGGAGATTTAAGCTGGAAGGATGTTGAAAAACTGGGAGATTTTACGGTTTACGAGCGTACTCCTCCTGAATTAACGGTTGAACGCGCAAAAGATGCAGATGCTGTTTTTACGAATAAAGTTATTTTTGATAAAAAGGTAATCGACCAACTTCCTAAATTAAAATACATTGGCGTGCTTGCAACCGGATATAATGTTGTAGATATTGAAGCTGCGAAAAAAGCCGGGATTGTGGTTACCAATATCCCTGCCTACAGTACTCCGTCTGTTGCGCAGATGGTGTTTTCACACATGCTGAATTTTGTGCAAAACATTTCAACACATGCCGACTCGGTTTCAAACGGCGAGTGGGAGAAAAGTAAGGACTTTAGCTACTGGAAAACTCCCCAGGTTGAGTTGACCGGCAAAACTCTTGGTATTATTGGCTTTGGACAAATTGGCCAGGCTGTAGCCAAAATTGGACTGGCTTTGGGAATGAAAATAATTTACCAGAACCGAAGTGAAAAAAATACAGAAATAGAAGCCACGCAGGTAGAGCTGGATACTTTGCTTTCTGAAAGTGATTTTATTAGCATCAACTGTCCGTTAACAAATGAGAACGCTGGTTTTATAAACAAAACAACCATCGAAAAAATGAAATCAACCGCATTTCTTATAAATACCGGACGCGGACCTCTTATCAACGAGCAGGATTTGGCTGACGCATTAAATTCAGAAAAAATTGCAGGTGCCGGTCTTGATGTTCTGTCCACTGAACCTCCTTCAGAAAACAATCCCCTGCCAAAAGCAAAAAATTGTTATATCACACCACACATTGCCTGGGCAACATATGAAGCCAGAACACGGCTGATAAAAATAGCTTCAGAAAATTTGAAATCTTTTATAAATGGAAAACCTGTTAACCTGATAAATTAA
- a CDS encoding NUDIX domain-containing protein, whose product MIEVTCAILLFENKFLITQRSAEAEHPLSWEFPGGKIKTGESPEDCILREINEELEKEIEILEKLKSIPFDYGFKKIKLIPFLCSTTSIQLKLKEHIQAKWIQLEDISDFDLLDADKKLIQHPVNKAILEKYSGKQMDKTR is encoded by the coding sequence ATGATTGAGGTAACATGCGCAATTCTTCTTTTTGAAAATAAGTTTTTGATCACACAACGGAGTGCAGAGGCAGAGCATCCTTTATCCTGGGAATTTCCGGGAGGAAAAATAAAAACAGGAGAGTCTCCTGAAGATTGTATTCTGAGGGAGATAAATGAAGAGCTTGAGAAAGAAATTGAAATTCTTGAAAAGTTAAAATCAATTCCGTTTGATTATGGTTTCAAAAAGATTAAGTTAATTCCCTTTTTGTGTTCAACAACATCAATACAGTTAAAATTAAAAGAACATATTCAGGCTAAGTGGATTCAACTGGAAGATATTAGTGATTTTGATTTGTTAGATGCTGATAAAAAGCTTATTCAACATCCTGTAAATAAAGCCATATTAGAAAAATATTCTGGGAAACAGATGGATAAAACCCGATAA